The Gemella haemolysans genome includes a region encoding these proteins:
- a CDS encoding DUF1648 domain-containing protein, with amino-acid sequence MRVDKKSLFLSVAICLLPILIGVYYYNVLPEQIAVHFNFNGEPDKFVSKTHAIIELPIFFTVVQIIISLVVDFDKTPKKGALIIKGITPIISVLVQGGLIAYALDNNFNVTKLTALVIGILFIVLGNYLPKKEFWGKYNFNLFGLEKGVNEQKVIRAYALLMTFSGVAIFISGFFSSTVALVLIVIFAIVSTVLPFYLVKKYKD; translated from the coding sequence ATGAGAGTAGATAAAAAAAGTTTGTTTCTAAGTGTTGCTATTTGTTTATTGCCGATATTGATAGGAGTTTATTATTATAATGTATTGCCTGAACAAATAGCTGTGCACTTCAATTTTAATGGAGAGCCGGATAAATTTGTAAGTAAAACACATGCGATCATCGAGCTTCCGATATTTTTTACGGTAGTACAGATTATAATTTCGCTAGTAGTGGATTTTGATAAAACACCTAAAAAAGGTGCGCTAATAATTAAGGGGATTACCCCTATAATAAGTGTCCTAGTTCAAGGTGGTCTAATAGCTTATGCCTTAGATAATAATTTTAATGTAACGAAATTAACAGCTCTTGTTATCGGGATATTGTTTATTGTACTTGGTAACTATCTGCCTAAAAAAGAATTTTGGGGAAAATACAATTTTAATCTTTTTGGTTTAGAAAAAGGTGTCAATGAGCAAAAAGTGATTAGAGCCTATGCATTGCTTATGACCTTTAGTGGAGTTGCTATATTTATTAGTGGATTCTTTAGTTCAACAGTAGCGTTAGTTTTAATAGTTATTTTTGCAATTGTCTCTACAGTTTTACCTTTTTACTTGGTTAAGAAATATAAAGATTAG
- a CDS encoding ABC transporter ATP-binding protein/permease produces the protein MLELKNIVKKYNTGGSEVEVLKSVNIHFRENEFVSILGASGSGKTTLLNIIGGLDKYTSGDMALMGRSTKEFKDRDWDSYRNGTIGFVFQSYNLISHLSVIENVKLALSISGHSNSENHEKAKKVLEDVGLAEHLYKKPNQLSGGQMQRVAIARALVTDPKIILADEPTGALDSKTSVQIMELIKEISKTKLVIMVTHNPELSKKYSDRIVRVKDGEIQEDTNPYVAEEVSENGFALKKTAMAFSSAIKSSFKNLLTKKFRTFMTVAASSIGIISIGLVLSISSGMDKYIQTMQNENLSSMPIMISANQVNFGLSVDDDNSEKDSNGSELVPKSSRDVHRNLYSVDALGNGETFINYIQNNAKDYYSAIDFTQGYTIQALTKNAKGDVIAVKQDQDALGDSIFGVLPEDKNMIMNQYEVVKSSKDNFEYPSDNEVVLFTAKNNEIDKSTLKALGFDENSKVKYEDIIGKEFSVIDNNNYYRKIGDGFVPRDVDTKMYDSGTKVKVVAILKAKDSFTRPQMTIGYAKSLQNKMLEKEVKSDIVVAQEKDKTVNVATRQKIDADMADQILATIGGKSTPSAIMLYPKSFNDRDKIAEVINNFNKKVAEKYGSDSADYRKYSITYADMAKQMTTIMSQMINTISLILSAFAGISLIVSSIMIGILTYVSVVERTKEIGILRAIGARKKDITRIFIAEAGLIGFISGTVGVVVTMLLSIPISRVVAKGLEVESFTASLNAQASIGLIALSLVLTLIASIIPSRIAAKKNPVEALRTE, from the coding sequence GTGTTAGAACTTAAAAATATAGTTAAGAAGTATAATACTGGTGGTAGTGAAGTAGAAGTACTAAAATCTGTAAATATTCATTTTAGAGAAAATGAATTTGTATCGATTTTAGGTGCTAGTGGAAGTGGAAAGACGACGTTATTAAACATTATAGGTGGGTTAGATAAATATACATCTGGTGATATGGCGCTTATGGGACGTTCTACTAAAGAATTTAAAGATAGAGATTGGGATAGTTATAGAAATGGGACTATAGGTTTTGTCTTTCAAAGTTATAACTTAATATCGCACTTAAGTGTAATTGAAAATGTAAAACTAGCTTTGTCTATTTCAGGGCATTCTAATTCAGAAAATCATGAAAAAGCTAAGAAAGTATTAGAAGATGTTGGCTTAGCGGAGCATCTTTATAAAAAGCCTAATCAACTTTCTGGAGGTCAGATGCAAAGGGTGGCGATTGCTCGTGCATTGGTTACTGATCCAAAGATTATTCTTGCTGATGAGCCCACAGGTGCGTTAGATAGTAAGACTAGTGTTCAAATTATGGAGCTTATTAAAGAAATAAGCAAGACGAAGTTAGTTATAATGGTAACGCACAATCCAGAACTATCGAAAAAATATAGTGATAGAATAGTACGAGTTAAAGATGGTGAGATTCAAGAAGATACAAATCCTTACGTAGCTGAAGAGGTTTCTGAAAATGGATTTGCTTTGAAGAAAACTGCGATGGCATTTAGTAGTGCGATTAAATCAAGTTTTAAAAACCTTCTTACGAAAAAATTTCGTACGTTTATGACGGTTGCTGCTAGCAGTATAGGTATTATTAGTATAGGTTTAGTGTTGTCTATTTCATCTGGTATGGATAAGTATATTCAAACGATGCAAAATGAGAATTTATCGTCTATGCCGATTATGATTAGTGCAAATCAGGTAAACTTTGGGCTTAGTGTTGATGATGATAATTCTGAAAAAGATTCTAATGGTTCAGAGTTAGTTCCTAAGTCTAGCCGTGATGTACATAGAAACCTGTATTCGGTGGACGCATTAGGAAATGGAGAAACATTTATAAACTATATTCAAAATAATGCGAAGGATTATTATTCTGCGATTGATTTTACTCAAGGATATACAATTCAAGCGTTGACTAAAAATGCAAAAGGTGATGTAATTGCTGTAAAACAAGATCAAGATGCATTAGGTGATAGCATTTTTGGAGTATTACCAGAAGATAAGAATATGATTATGAATCAATACGAAGTGGTAAAATCATCTAAAGATAATTTTGAATATCCTAGCGATAATGAAGTTGTGTTATTTACTGCGAAGAATAACGAAATCGATAAATCTACGTTGAAAGCATTAGGTTTTGATGAAAATTCAAAAGTTAAGTATGAAGATATTATTGGAAAAGAATTTAGCGTTATAGATAATAATAACTATTATAGAAAAATCGGTGATGGTTTTGTTCCGCGTGATGTTGATACTAAGATGTATGATTCGGGAACTAAGGTTAAGGTAGTAGCTATACTTAAAGCTAAAGATAGTTTCACTAGACCTCAGATGACAATCGGATATGCAAAATCATTGCAAAATAAGATGCTGGAAAAAGAGGTAAAATCGGATATTGTAGTTGCGCAAGAAAAGGACAAAACTGTAAATGTTGCGACGCGTCAGAAAATTGATGCGGATATGGCTGATCAGATTCTTGCGACAATAGGTGGGAAATCTACGCCAAGTGCAATTATGCTTTATCCAAAATCTTTTAATGATCGTGACAAAATAGCAGAGGTTATTAATAATTTTAACAAAAAAGTGGCTGAGAAATACGGATCAGACAGTGCAGATTATCGCAAATATAGTATCACATATGCGGATATGGCGAAGCAGATGACAACGATAATGTCACAGATGATTAATACAATTTCATTAATCTTATCAGCATTTGCGGGAATCTCGCTAATCGTGTCATCTATTATGATTGGGATACTGACGTATGTATCTGTAGTGGAAAGAACGAAGGAAATTGGTATTTTACGTGCGATCGGTGCTCGTAAAAAAGATATTACAAGAATCTTTATCGCAGAGGCAGGATTAATCGGATTTATTTCTGGAACTGTAGGTGTAGTGGTGACTATGCTTCTATCTATTCCTATTAGTAGAGTAGTTGCTAAGGGATTAGAAGTGGAGAGCTTCACTGCGTCATTAAATGCTCAAGCATCAATAGGGTTAATAGCTCTTAGTTTAGTACTAACACTTATAGCTAGTATCATTCCATCGAGAATAGCTGCGAAGAAAAATCCAGTAGAAGCGTTGAGAACGGAATAG
- a CDS encoding YdcF family protein translates to MVIGSFIVFVVFLLLFLSVLYLDRRNLFLGIFFIATGLSFIFYIMTLITNNATDNNFVYNLGVVLLVIAIVIFTLLPIAVVIMFLYNSFMLIKREGLRVGNLLSLATFFLLVGYIVYWPRVATYTRDNIALNTLYVYVSLVVLYFLCIAMSYLVSSVLNFINILPRKIDYVVVLGAGLIGERVTPLLASRIRKGIKVYKSNPGSKLIMSGGQGPDEVVSEAFAMKNYALEQGVDEKDIILEDKSTSTEQNIIFSKKFIPADKSFAVVTNYYHVYRALVQARTLGFRCIGYGSPTKFYFSLNAFIREFIGYLYFKRKTHAIVLGLLTFLFIAAVLFVEIYY, encoded by the coding sequence ATGGTAATAGGTTCTTTTATTGTATTCGTGGTATTTCTGTTGCTGTTCTTATCGGTTTTATACTTGGATAGAAGAAATCTATTTTTAGGAATATTTTTTATAGCGACAGGTTTAAGTTTTATTTTTTATATAATGACTCTTATTACTAATAATGCAACAGATAATAACTTTGTTTATAATTTAGGTGTAGTATTACTTGTTATTGCAATTGTGATATTCACACTATTACCAATTGCAGTAGTAATAATGTTTTTATACAATTCATTTATGCTTATTAAAAGAGAAGGTTTGAGAGTAGGTAACTTGCTGAGCCTAGCTACATTTTTCTTGCTTGTAGGTTATATAGTTTATTGGCCACGTGTTGCTACTTATACACGTGATAATATTGCGTTAAACACACTTTATGTTTATGTTAGTTTAGTAGTTTTATATTTCCTATGTATAGCAATGTCTTACTTGGTGTCCAGTGTTTTAAACTTCATTAATATCTTACCGAGAAAGATTGATTATGTAGTAGTCTTAGGTGCAGGATTGATTGGGGAGAGAGTAACTCCACTTCTTGCTAGTAGAATTAGAAAAGGGATAAAAGTTTATAAATCTAATCCTGGAAGTAAACTAATTATGTCAGGAGGTCAAGGTCCTGATGAAGTAGTATCTGAAGCATTTGCGATGAAAAATTACGCTCTTGAGCAAGGTGTTGATGAAAAAGATATAATTTTAGAAGATAAATCGACTTCTACAGAACAAAATATTATTTTTTCAAAGAAATTTATTCCAGCAGATAAAAGTTTTGCTGTGGTGACGAATTATTATCACGTTTATCGAGCATTAGTTCAAGCAAGAACGCTAGGATTTAGATGTATTGGTTATGGATCACCAACAAAGTTCTATTTTTCACTGAATGCATTTATTAGAGAATTTATTGGATATCTATATTTCAAAAGAAAAACACACGCTATAGTCCTAGGTTTGTTAACATTCTTGTTTATAGCAGCTGTTTTATTTGTGGAGATATATTATTAG
- the tadA gene encoding tRNA adenosine(34) deaminase TadA — protein MKDHSYYMEMALEEARRAYAKGEVPIGAVLVVDGEVIAKAHNTREEHQQALNHAEMLAIKEACEKQGFWRLDNSYLYTTVEPCVMCSGAIVQARVENVIYGASDPKYGCCGSCIDLVGENKFNHQAEVISGVLEEECSMLMKNFFKELREKKKKQ, from the coding sequence GTGAAAGATCATTCTTATTATATGGAGATGGCGCTAGAAGAAGCGCGGAGAGCGTATGCTAAAGGAGAAGTCCCAATTGGTGCTGTGTTGGTTGTTGATGGTGAGGTTATTGCGAAAGCTCACAACACTCGTGAGGAGCATCAACAGGCTTTGAATCATGCGGAGATGTTAGCTATAAAAGAAGCGTGTGAAAAACAAGGTTTTTGGAGATTGGATAATAGTTATTTATATACTACGGTAGAGCCGTGCGTTATGTGCAGTGGAGCTATTGTCCAAGCTAGAGTTGAAAATGTTATTTATGGTGCAAGTGACCCTAAATATGGGTGTTGTGGGAGTTGCATTGATTTAGTAGGCGAGAACAAGTTTAATCATCAGGCAGAAGTTATTTCAGGAGTGTTAGAAGAAGAGTGTTCGATGCTTATGAAAAACTTTTTTAAAGAACTTAGGGAAAAGAAAAAGAAACAATGA
- a CDS encoding methyltransferase domain-containing protein, giving the protein MKIENVIKKFNQEEIYLCPKCLSESHIEGISLVCNENHRYDFSKKGYIHLINNYKPTKYSEDLFKARSEVFSNGFYENVLKNIQNLIEKYAKDVVLDIGCGEGYYIKKLKTVFLEKYFYGLDNSKDAIELAVREDKLNPYMVANLANLPFKDGSVSCILNILTPANYEEFFRVLGDEGYLIKVIPNAKYLREIRELIGGKEYTNSDTVKLIEENCTIVERLTVNDTFQLTKEQAASFLKMTPLTFSKEITDSDINRLKEITIDLELLVCKK; this is encoded by the coding sequence ATGAAAATAGAAAATGTAATAAAAAAGTTTAATCAAGAGGAAATATACCTTTGTCCAAAGTGTTTATCAGAATCTCACATAGAGGGTATCAGTCTTGTTTGTAATGAAAATCATCGTTATGATTTTTCAAAAAAAGGCTATATTCATCTGATAAATAATTATAAACCGACGAAATACAGTGAGGATTTATTTAAAGCTCGTAGCGAAGTCTTTAGTAATGGTTTTTATGAAAATGTATTAAAGAATATTCAAAATTTAATTGAAAAGTATGCTAAAGATGTTGTGTTGGATATTGGTTGTGGAGAAGGATATTATATTAAGAAATTAAAAACAGTATTTCTTGAGAAATATTTCTATGGTTTGGATAATAGTAAAGATGCGATAGAGTTAGCTGTTAGAGAGGATAAATTGAATCCTTATATGGTGGCTAACTTAGCTAATCTTCCGTTTAAAGATGGAAGTGTCTCGTGCATCCTTAACATATTAACCCCTGCTAATTATGAGGAGTTTTTTAGGGTGTTAGGCGACGAAGGGTATTTGATAAAGGTTATTCCAAACGCAAAATACTTAAGAGAGATTAGAGAGTTGATCGGGGGGAAGGAATATACTAATAGCGATACTGTAAAATTGATTGAGGAAAATTGTACCATCGTAGAAAGATTAACTGTAAATGATACATTCCAATTGACTAAGGAACAAGCTGCAAGTTTTCTGAAGATGACACCTTTAACATTTTCTAAAGAAATTACAGATTCGGATATTAATAGATTAAAAGAAATCACGATAGATTTAGAACTTTTAGTTTGTAAGAAGTAG